The Pueribacillus theae DNA window TCCTTAACGTTAGGGAAGACATAAAAAGCTCCTTCAGGTTTGATGCAAGTAAATCCTTGAATCGCTGTTAGTTTCTCATAAAAGCTATTTAATCTTTCTTCAAAAGCTGCTCGCATCTTTTCCAAAGGCTCTTGCGGCCCGTTATATGCTGCAATTGCTGCGTATTGGGAAACCGTCGTAGGATTAGATGTGCTATGGCTTGCGAGGTTTGTCATTGCTTTAATAATTTGGACATTCCCTGCAGCATAGCCAATTCTCCATCCTGTCATCGAATGGGATTTGGAAACGCCGTTAATGATCATCGTTTGCTTTTTCAATTCGTCAGATATCTCTGCGATGGAGACGTGCTTTGCTTGCCCGTAGGTAAGTTTTTCATAGATTTCGTCAGAAACAATAAGAAGATCATGCTTGATGCATACCTCACCAATTGCCTTTAACTCTTCTTCTGTATAAAGGACACCTGTTGGATTGCTAGGTGAATTAACAATGATTGCTTTTGTATTGCCGGAAACCGAGGCTTCAATTTGTTCTGGAGTTATTTTAAATGAATTTTCTTCTTTTCCTTCAATATAAATTGGTATGCCGCCAGCCAGCTTCACTTGTTCCGGGTAGCTAACCCAAAAAGGTGTCGGGATAATCACTTCGTCATTTTCGTTTAATGTTGCTTGAAAAAGCGTATACAGTGCGTGTTTGGCGCCAGAACAAACGATGATTTCATCCGAACTGTAGTCTAATCCCTGATCATCTTTAAACTTTCTAATGATACTTTTTTTTAGTTCAGGCAATCCTCCGGAAGGGGTGTATTTTGTATGCCCTTCAACGAGTGATTTATAAGCTGCTTCAATGATATGTTCTGGGGTGTTAAAATCTGGTTCTCCGGCTCCCAGTCCAATGACATCATGTCCTGCAGCTTTAAGCGCTTTTGCTTTAGCCGTTATTTCCAACGTTGAAGAAGGTGTTAACGCAGATACTCTTTTTGAAATTTGCATGATTTTTCCCACCATCCTAGTTCCATTGTTTTCTATCATTTTTCTAAACCGCTTTTAAACGATAGTTCTCAATCCAAGTCTCGCCGTCAAATTGTAGATAATAAAAACTATACCGTCCTTCGGAATCTATAAACGTTATTTCCCAAGCCGGCTTTCCTTGTTTCATACCAAGGCGTATGTCTTTTAATTTTTTTATATCAAGCTCTGAAACAGCGAACTTTTTCACTTGTTTTTCGGTAAGCCCGTCTTCCTTTTTTTTCATTACCATATTTTTTGTGTTTTTATCCGGAACCCAAATAATAATATTTTCGTCATTATTATCTAGAGCTTGGATGATTTGAAATGATTCTTCCCCATTAAAGTATGTAACTTCTTCGATTTTTTTTAGTTTATAGTGCTCTTTTGCTAAATTTACGGCAGTTTTCTCTGCTTTGTTAATTGGTTCTAAAGCTCGATTATATAAATAAATACTCTGTATAACAACAAAAATAAGCAAAAGAGCAAAAATGAATAGCCATTTTTTCATGTCATCACCATACATTTTCAATGATCTTGAAACGTTTTGCAAGGGAATTTAAAAGAGCAACAAGATTGTTGCTCCTTGGTGACCAAGTATCTTTCACTGAAAAAGTCAATTAAAGAATAACAGTAGCTTCCGGCTCGTGGGTAATCAAATCCTCAATTTCATTTTTTTCATTCATAATCGCAACTCGCGGGGAATAATCTTTTAATTCTTTTTCCGAAACGAGAGCATACGAAATAATAATGACGACGTCGCCTTCTTGTACTAGT harbors:
- a CDS encoding cell wall elongation regulator TseB-like domain-containing protein, which gives rise to MKKWLFIFALLLIFVVIQSIYLYNRALEPINKAEKTAVNLAKEHYKLKKIEEVTYFNGEESFQIIQALDNNDENIIIWVPDKNTKNMVMKKKEDGLTEKQVKKFAVSELDIKKLKDIRLGMKQGKPAWEITFIDSEGRYSFYYLQFDGETWIENYRLKAV
- a CDS encoding pyridoxal phosphate-dependent aminotransferase encodes the protein MQISKRVSALTPSSTLEITAKAKALKAAGHDVIGLGAGEPDFNTPEHIIEAAYKSLVEGHTKYTPSGGLPELKKSIIRKFKDDQGLDYSSDEIIVCSGAKHALYTLFQATLNENDEVIIPTPFWVSYPEQVKLAGGIPIYIEGKEENSFKITPEQIEASVSGNTKAIIVNSPSNPTGVLYTEEELKAIGEVCIKHDLLIVSDEIYEKLTYGQAKHVSIAEISDELKKQTMIINGVSKSHSMTGWRIGYAAGNVQIIKAMTNLASHSTSNPTTVSQYAAIAAYNGPQEPLEKMRAAFEERLNSFYEKLTAIQGFTCIKPEGAFYVFPNVKEAAKLTGFTSVDDFAKALLEEANVAVVPGSGFGSPDNIRLSYATSPDILDEAVERIARFVKARVHN